In Streptacidiphilus sp. P02-A3a, the DNA window ACGGAGATACCGCCCCAGCTCTCCGCCCAGTTCAGCGACCAGTTCAGCGACCAGTTCGCCGACCCCCTGCCCGCTGCCTGGTCCGAGCCGCTCCGCGGCCCGCTCCCCAGCGGGGCACCGGTCCGGCCCGCGGCCGCCGCCAAGCGGGCGTTCGCCTTCCCACCCGGTGCGGTCTGCCTGCTCGCGCCGGACCCGGGCGCCTCCGCCGCCGCCAAGCGCCGACTGCTACAGGACGCCGTCAGCCGGGCGACCGGGGCGGTGCTGGTGGTCAGCGACGACCTGGGCCTCTGGCGGGCCCGCCCCGCGCACCGGGACGCCCGGCTGTTCGATCCGCTGCGGCTCACCGACGCCGACAGCGACGCCCGCGTCCGCTGGGCGCCGCACAGCCGCTGCGAGGATCCGGCGGTCGCGGGCAGCCGCGCCCGCGCGCTGCTGGCGGCCACCGGCCGTCCCGGCAACTCCCCCGGCGAGAAGAGCGTCCAGGAAGCCGCCCAGGCCCTGCTGCGCTGCTGGCTGCATGCCGCCGCGCTGGACGGGCGGCCGTTCCGGCACGTGCTGCGCTGGGCCGCCGGGACCGCCCGCCAGGAGGCGGTCACCGTGCTGCGCACCGCCGATCCGCACCTGGCCGCGCCGGGCTGGAGCGGCGAGCTCCAGTCCATCCTCGGCAACGCGACCGAGCTGCGCGAGGCGGCACTGGACCGGGTGCTGTCCGCGCTCGACGCGCTGTCCGAGCTGCATGTGCTCAAGGCCTGCACCCCCGAGTCGGCAACCGACGCACTCGATGTGGAGTCGTTCCTGCGCAACCGGGGAACCCTGTATCTGACCGGCCGCGCCGACGAGGCCCGCGTGAGCCGCTCAGCGCACAGCGCGATGCCGCTCCTCACCGCGCTTGTGGACGACGTGGTCGAGCACGGCCGGCGCATCGCCGTACGGTCATCCTCCGGTCGGCTCGACCCACCACTGCTGTGCGTGCTGGACAACGTCGCGTCCGTCTCCCCGCTGCCGGGACTGCCGGAGCTGATGTCCCGGGGCGGCCCGCTGGGCCTGGACACCGTCGCCGTGCTCCGCTCCCCCGAGCAGGCCCGGGCGCGGTGGGGCGACCGCGCTGTCCACAGCCTGTGGACAAGTGCCGACGCCCGCATCGTCCTCGGCCCTTCCGACGGCCCGCTGCCGGAGGGACCGGCAACCGACCAGGAGCCCGCCGAGAACGCCGACCTGGATGTCGGCGAACTGCTGCTGCTCCGCCACCGGCACCCCGCCGAACGCGTCACGCTGCCGCCGACGGCCGCTTCCAGCACACCCACTGCCGCGAGCGGCTGACACTCCCGTACTCTCGGGGGCCACAGACCTGAACGACAGCGTCGGCGACAGCGGAAGCGAGCAGGAGCACCATGAGCAACTACGGGGGTTGGCCCGGCCAGCCTGGCCGACCGGGCCCCGGCACCTGGACCTACGCTCCGCCCCCACCGAAGCCCGGGGTGATACCCCTGCACCCGCTGACCGTCGCGGACGTCATCGGCGGGATCTTCGCGACGCTTCGCCACTACTTCTGGGCGGTCTACGGACCGCTGGCCACGGTGGTCCTGGCCTGCGGCGTGGTCACATCCGGCGCGATCGCCCTCAGCTACTCCCCACTGCACACGCTCTACACCGCCGTCCAGCGCCAGGACGGCGTGAGCAGCAGCCAGCTGAGCGAGTTCCTCGCCTTCGGCGGCGGCTTCGTCCTGCTCTACGTGATCTTCGCCTTCCTCTGGTACGCCGTCTCCGGGCTGCTCACCAGCGCGGTGCTGCGGCATGCGGTGGTCGGTCGCCGGGCGACGATGCGGCAGATCCTCGCCGAGGCGCGTCCCCGGCTGTGGCAGACCCTGGGCGCCCTCGGGGCGATCGCGCTGGTGGTCGGCGGGGCCTTCCTGGTCTCGATCGTGGCCTTCGTCGTCCTCGCTGCCCTGGCCGGCGGCGGCGGGGCGGCGATCGGCATGCTGCTGCTCGTCGCCTCCGCTGTCTGGATGCTCTTCCTGACCATCCGGATGGCGACCCTGGTGCCGGTGGTGGTGCTGGAGAACCAGGGCGTGAAGGACGCGCTCACCCGCGCCTGGCGGCTCAACCAGGGGAACTGGTGGCGCACCCTCGGGTTCACCATGCTGGTGTCGCTGCTGGGGTCCGTCGCCTCCCAGATCGTGACCACTCCGATCTCCATGCTGACCAGCGGTTCGGCGCTGATCTCGCTGCCGCAGCCCGGGCAGGCCTGGAGCGCGGCCGATCTGCCGAGCTTCGGCAGTGCCTGGGTGTACTTCGTCGGCACCGTGGCGGCCACCTTCGTCACCAGCGTGCTGCTGCTGCCGCTGGTACCGCTCAGCAACGGCCTGGTCTACATCGACCGCCGGATCCGCCGGGAGAGCCTGGACGAGCAGCTCGCGGCCGAGGCGGGCATCAGCCTGGCCACCCCGCCGCCTCCGCCCCCTCCGACCTTCGGCGGCGGCTGGCCGGGGCAGGCACCCTACGGGCAGGCGCCTTACGGGCAGCAGCCCCACGGCGGCTGGCCGGGGCAGCAGCCCTGGCCGGGACAGCAGCCACCGGTCGGCTGGCCCATGGCCCAACCCCCGGCGCCTCCGGCTCCGCCCGTGCCGCCGGTCCCGCCCGCGCCCGAGACTCCGACCACGCCTCCGGCTCCGCCCGAGGACCGCGCCGGCGACTCCGGATCACCCAACTGAACAGCCGTAAAACCTCGTTGACCCCGCCGCTACGATCGACGCCATGAGCGAGATCGAACTGGTCGGCGGGGTCAACCGCGTCCTGCGCCGAGGCGGCGCCGTCATCCGCCCGGCGGGGGCCTGGACACCCAGCGTGCACCGGCTGCTCGACCACCTCCAGGCGAAGGGCTTCGACGGCGCCCCGCGCGCGCTGGGCATCAGCGAGGACGGCGGCGAGGAGACGGTCTCGTACCTCGACGGCGAGGTCGGCCACTACCCGCTGCCCGACTACGTCCGCGGCGACGAGGCCCTCCTCGCCGCCGCCCGCCTGCTGCGCGGCCTGCACGACGCCTCGACCGACTTCCCGCACCGCCCCGACGACGTGTGGATGCTGCGGGCCCGGCAGCCGGTCGAGGTGATCTGCCACGGCGACGCCGCGACCTACAACTGTGTGTTCCGCGACGGACTGCCGGTGGCCTTCTTCGACTTCGACACCGCCCACCCGGGCCCCCGCCTCTGGGACGCCGCCTACACCGCCTACCGCTTCGTGCCACTGCACGCCCCCGGCGCGGGCGAGGGCACCCTGCCACTGGAGGACCAGGCCCGGCGGCTGCGGATGTTCGCGGACGCCTACGGCCTGACCGCCGAGGAGCGGACGCAGTTGACCGCCACGGTCGTCGCCCGACTCCAGGCACTGGTGGACTTCATGACCGAGCAGGCCGCTGCGGGCAGCGCGGCCTTCGCCGGCCACCTCGCCGAGGGCCACCACCTCGGGTACCTGGCCGACGCCGAGTACGTCACCGAGCACGCCGCCCAACTCGCCTGCTGACCATCGTCAGCAGGGCGCCCTCTCACAGCGGACGCCGACCCACAGCACACCCCAGCCCGTCGAGAGCCTGCTCCCAGCGCCGCTGGGACTCAGGCCCGCGACGACGGCACCGTCTGCGGCGAACTCGATCTCACCGGAGCTGGACCCCCGTTGAGGACGATCACCTGAGTCATCACCAGGTCACCGGTCCGGAAATGCCTGTAGGCCCCCTGACGTGATGTCAGGGGGCCTACAGTAAAGGTTGTTCGGCGGCGTCCTACTCTCCCACAGGGTCCCCCCTGCAGTACCATCGGCGCTATGAGGCTTAGCTTCCGGGTTCGGGATGTAACCGGGCGTTTCCCTCACGCTATGACCACCGAAACACTATGAAGTTGACCGCACACCACTCCTCACGGAGCGGGGGTCGTTCCTTCAGAACAACACAGTGGACGCGTAGCAACTATGGACAAGCCCTCGGCCTATTAGTACCGGTCAGCTCCACCCCTCACAGGGCTTCCACATCCGGCCTATCAACCCAGTCGTCTACTGGGAGCCTTAACCACTCAAGGTGGTGGGAGCCCTCATCTCGAAGCAGGCTTCCCGCTTAGATGCTTTCAGCGGTTATCCCTCCCGAACGTAGCCAACCAGCCATGCCCTTGGCAGGACAACTGGCACACCAGAGGTTCGTCCGTCCCGGTCCTCTCGTACTAGGGACAGCCCTTCTCAAGACTCCTACGCGCGCAGCGGATAGGGACCGAACTGTCTCACGACGTTCTAAACCCAGCTCGCGTACCGCTTTAATGGGCGAACAGCCCAACCCTTGGGACCTACTCCAGCCCCAGGATGCGACGAGCCGACATCGAGGTGCCAAACCATCCCGTCGATATGGACTCTTGGGGAAGATCAGCCTGTTATCCCCGGGGTACCTTTTATCCGTTGAGCGACGGCGCTTCCACAAGCCACCGCCGGATCACTAGTCCCTGCTTTCGCACCTGCTCGACCCGTCGGTCTCACAGTCAAGCTCCCTTGTGCACTTACACTCAACACCTGATTGCCAACCAGGCTGAGGGAACCTTTGGGCGCCTCCGTTACATTTTAGGAGGCAACCGCCCCAGTTAAACTACCCACCAGACACTGTCCCTGATCCGGATCACGGACCCAGGTTAGACATCCAGCACGACCAGAGTGGTATTTCAACGACGACTCCACAACCACTGGCGTGGCCGCTTCAAAGTCTCCCACCTATCCTACACAAGCCGAACCGAACACCAATATCAAGCTATAGTAAAGGTCCCGGGGTCTTTCCGTCCTGCTGCGCGAAACGAGCATCTTTACTCGTAATGCAATTTCACCGGGCCTATGGTTGAGACAGTCGAGAAGTCGTTACGCCATTCGTGCAGGTCGGAACTTACCCGACAAGGAATTTCGCTACCTTAGGATGGTTATAGTTACCACCGCCGTTTACTGGCGCTTAAGTTCTCAGCTTCGCCAGGTCGAAACCAAGCTAACCGGTCCCCTTAACGTTCCAGCACCGGGCAGGCGTCAGTCCGTATACATCGCCTTACGGCTTCGCACGGACCTGTGTTTTTAGTAAACAGTCGCTTCTCGCTGGTCTCTGCGGCCGGCCACAGCTCAAGGAGCAAGTCCCATCACCACAACCGGCCCCCCTTCTCCCGAAGTTACGGGGGCATTTTGCCGAGTTCCTTAACCATAGTTCACCCGAACGCCTCGGTATTCTCTACCTGACCACCTGAGTCGGTTTGGGGTACGGGCCGCCATGAAACTCGCTAGAGGCTTTTCTCGACAGCATAGGATCATCCACTTCACCACAATCGGCTCGGCATCAGGTCTCAGACTATATGTGAGGCGGATTTGCCTACCTCACGTCCTACACCCTTACCCCGGGACAACCACCGCCCGGGCTGGACTACCTTCCTGCGTCACCCCATCGCTCACCTACTACCCTGTTGGATCAGCGGCTCCACCACTCCTCTTCACCCGAAGGATCCGAGACGGCTTCACGGCCTTAGCATCCAGAGGTTCGACGTTGGCGCTTCAAAGCGGGTACGGGAATATCAACCCGTTGTCCATCGACTACGCCTGTCGGCCTCGCCTTAGGTCCCGACTTACCCTGGGCAGATCAGCTTGACCCAGGAACCCTTGGTCAATCGGCGCAAGAGTTTCCCACTCTTGTATCGCTACTCATGCCTGCATTCTCACTCGTATACCGTCCACGACTGGCTTCCGCCGCCGCTTCACCCGGCACACGACGCTCCCCTACCCATCACAGCCCCCGTTAGGAGTTAAGCTGCAATGACACGGCTTCGGCGGTGTACTTGAGCCCCGCTACATTGTCGGCGCGGAATCACTTGACCAGTGAGCTATTACGCACTCTTTAAAGGGTGGCTGCTTCTAAGCCAACCTCCTGGTTGTCTCTGCGACTCCACATCCTTTCCCACTTAGCACACGCTTAGGGGCCTTAGCCGGTGTTCTGGGCTGTTTCCCTCTCGACCATGGAGCTTATCCCCCACAGTCTCACTGCCGCGCTCTCACTTACCGGCATTCGGAGTTTGGCTAAGGTCAGTAACCCGGTGGGGCCCATCGCCTATCCAGTGCTCTACCTCCGGCAAGAAACACGCGACGCTGCACCTAAATGCATTTCGGGGAGAACCAGCTATCACGGAGTTTGATTGGCCTTTCACCCCTAACCACAGGTCATCCCCCAGGTTTTCAACCCTGGTGGGTTCGGTCCTCCACACGGTCTTACCCGCGCTTCAACCTGCCCATGGCTAGATCACTCCGCTTCGGGTCTTGGGCGCGCTACTCAATCGCCCTATTCGGACTCGCTTTCGCTACGGCTACCCCACACGGGTTAACCTCGCAACACACCGCAAACTCGCAGGCTCATTCTTCAAAAGGCACGCAGTCACGACAACATGTGCAAGCACACGCTGCGACGCTCCCACGGCTTGTAGGCACACGGTTTCAGGTACTATTTCACTCCGCTCCCGCGGTACTTTTCACCATTCCCTCACGGTACTGTCCGCTATCGGTCACTAGGGAATATTTAGGCTTAGCGGGTGGTCCCGCCAGATTCACACGGAATTTCTCGGGCTCCGTGCTACTTGGGAGTTGCACAAGCAAGCCGTACAGATTTCGTCTACGGGGGTCTTACCCTCTACGCCGGACCTTTCGCATGTCCTTCGACTACCCATACGGTTTCTGACTCGCCCAGCCGCCGGCAGACGACTGAAGTACAATCCCACGACCCCGAAGTGGCAACCCCTGCCGGGTATCACACCACAACGGTTTAGCCTCATCCGATTTCGCTCGCCACTACTCTCGGAATCACGGTTGTTTTCTCTTCCTGCGGGTACTGAGATGTTTCACTTCCCCGCGTTCCCTCCACACTGCCTATGTGTTCAGCAGCGGGTGACAGCCCATGACGACTGCCGGGTTTCCCCATTCGGACACCCCCGGATCAAAGCTCGGTTGACAGCTCCCCGGGGCCTATCGCGGCCTCCCACGTCCTTCATCGGTTCCTAGTGCCAAGGCATCCACCGTGCGCCCTTAAAAACTTGGCCACAGATGCTCGCGTCCACTGTGCAGTTCTCAAGCAACGACCAACCACCCATCACCCCCACACGCAAAGCGTGAAGTTCACTGGGGTCGGCGTCTGAAGACCAGCCATACGGCCGCGCCCTCAGGACCCAACAACGTGCCCGACACAACCCATCCAGAAGAGCCTTCCACGCGCCGAAACGCAGTACTAACCCAACCGAACCAGCTGTGCCGAATAGTCAACGTTCCACCCATGAGCTACCAGCACCGGACATTCGCCGATGAACTGGCCTCTGCCCGACCGAAGCCAGGAGAAGTGCTCCTTAGAAAGGAGGTGATCCAGCCGCACCTTCCGGTACGGCTACCTTGTTACGACTTCGTCCCAATCGCTGGTCCCACCTTCGACAGCTCCTTCCCTTACGGGTTAGGCCACCGGCTTCGGGTGTTACCGACTTTCGTGACGTGACGGGCGGTGTGTACAAGGCCCGGGAACGTATTCACCGCAGCAATGCTGATCTGCGATTACTAGCAACTCCGACTTCATGGGGTCGAGTTGCAGACCCCAATCCGAACTGAGACCGGCTTTTTGAGATTCGCTCCACCTCGCGGTATCGCAGCTCATTGTACCGGCCATTGTAGCACGTGTGCAGCCCAAGACATAAGGGGCATGATGATTTGACGTCGTCCCCACCTTCCTCCGAGTTGACCCCGGCAGTCTCCTGTGAGTCCCCGGCATAACCCGCTGGCAACACAGAACGAGGGTTGCGCTCGTTGCGGGACTTAACCCAACATCTCACGACACGAGCTGACGACAACCATGCACCACCTGTATACCGACCACAAGGGGGCGACCATCTCTGGCCGTTTCCGATATATGTCAAGCCTTGGTAAGGTTCTTCGCGTTGCGTCGAATTAAGCCACATGCTCCGCTGCTTGTGCGGGCCCCCGTCAATTCCTTTGAGTTTTAGCCTTGCGGCCGTACTCCCCAGGCGGGGAACTTAATGCGTTAGCTGCGGCGCGGACCACGTGGAATGTGACCCACACCTAGTTCCCAACGTTTACGGCGTGGACTACCAGGGTATCTAATCCTGTTCGCTCCCCACGCTTTCGCTCCTCAGCGTCAGTAATGGCCCAGAGATCCGCCTTCGCCACCGGTGTTCCTCCTGATATCTGCGCATTTCACCGCTACACCAGGAATTCCGATCTCCCCTACCACACTCTAGCCTGCCCGTATCGAATGCAGACCCGGAGTTAAGCCCCGGGCTTTCACATCCGACGCGACAAGCCGCCTACGAGCTCTTTACGCCCAATAATTCCGGACAACGCTCGCACCCTACGTATTACCGCGGCTGCTGGCACGTAGTTAGCCGGTGCTTCTTCTGCAGGTACCGTCACTTGCGCTTCTTCCCTGCTGAAAGAGGTTTACAACCCGAAGGCCGTCATCCCTCACGCGGCGTCGCTGCATCAGGCTTTCGCCCATTGTGCAATATTCCCCACTGCTGCCTCCCGTAGGAGTCTGGGCCGTGTCTCAGTCCCAGTGTGGCCGGTCGCCCTCTCAGGCCGGCTACCCGTCGTCGCCTTGGTAGGCCATTACCCCACCAACAAGCTGATAGGCCGCGGGCTCATCCCAGATCGCCGGAGCTTTCCACGCACACCCCATGCGGAGATGCGTCGTATCCGGTATTAGCACCGGTTTCCCGGTGTTGTCCCAGAATCTGGGGCAGATTGCCCACGTGTTACTCACCCGTTCGCCACTGATCCACCCCGAAGGGCTTCACCGTTCGACTTGCATGTGTTAAGCACGCCGCCAGCGTTCGTCCTGAGCCAGGATCAAACTCTCCGTGAATGTTCTCGGGATATCCCGATCACACTCGCGTTGAGCGGCACAGCAACCGGCGGAATAGCCGATCCCGTGCACTGCGTCCTCGCTAGTGTTTTGTGCATCAAAGGAACCTCGTCCGATCAACGGACGGGGTATCAACATATCTGGCGTTGACTTTTGGCACGCTGTTGAGTTCTCAAGGAACGGACGCTTCCTTCAAGACCCTTTCACCGGTCTCTCCGGGCGCTTCGTTCTTCGTTTTCTAGCTTACCAGACCGTTTCCGGCCCGATTTCCCGCCGCCCCGCGCCGTTTCCGGCCCGTTCCGACGAGTGAAACCTTAGCGGAACCACGTCGTAGACGCGAAATCCACCGCATTCCGCGGATTGCCTCATGAAAAAGGCACAGGGCATGCCGAACCAATGGGTCGGATGATCTGTCGATCCAGGGAATGGCTGCTCCCAGGACCGTCCGCGCTCAGCGCGTGCGGGGGCTCCTGGCCATGCAGCTCGACGTACATTAGACACGTCGTGACATGAAGTCAAACCGGGGGCTGACGAGTCGTCTGACCAGCTGCGGGGAGCAGGAAGTCGCACCAGACGGCCTTGCCGCCGTCCGGGGTGCGGCGGGTACCCCAGCTGGAGGCGATGGTGGCGATGATGGCGATGCCGCGCCCGGACTCGTCCACCGGTTCGGCTCGGCGGCGGCGGGGGAGGTGGTCGTCGGCGTCGGTGACCTCGACCGTGAGCCGGCGGTCGGTGCGGCGCAGCCGCAGCCGCATCGGCGGGTGGCCGTGGGTGAAGGAGTTGGACACCAGCTCGCTGACCGCGAGCACTCCGAGGTCCAGCAGTTCCTCGCCCAGTCGCCAGCTGGCCAGTACCCCGCCGGTGAAGGCGCGGGCGCTGGAGACCGCCTCCGCGCCGCCCAGCAGGTCGAGCGAGGCGCTGCGGAAGAGCTCCGCTGTCTCGGTGTCGCGTTCCGGGAGCTGGAAGACCAGGGCGGCGACGTCGTCGTCGTGGTCGGGGGTGACGCCCATGGCGCGGAGCAGCCGGGCACAGATCACGTCGGGTTGGCCGGTGGCTCCGGCGAAGGTGCCGGCCAGGGTGTCCAGGCCCTCGTCGATGTCCTGTCCCCGGCGTTCCACCAGGCCGTCGGTGTAGAGGACGCCGGTGGCCCCGGTGACCAGGGCGACCGAGGCGGAGGTGTGCAGCCAGCCGCCGGTTCCCAGCGGCGGGCCGCAGGTCTCCTCCGGGCGGGTGACCGAGCCGTCGGGTTCGCGGATCATCAGCGGGAGGTGCCCGGCCGAGGAGTAGGTGAGCAGTTGCTCGCTGGGGTCGTAGACGGCGTAGACGCAGGTCGCGATGAGGGTGGGGTCGATTTCGGCGGCGAGGCCATCGAGGAGTTGCAGCACCTCGTGCGGTGGCAGGTCGAGCCGGGCGTAGGCGCGGACGGCGGTGCGGAGCTGGCCCATGACGGCGGCGGCGCGCATGCCGCGCCCCATGACGTCGCCGATGACCAGGGCGGTCCGGCCGCCACCGAGGGTGATCACGTCGTACCAGTCGCCGCCGACGGCGGCGTCGGGGCCGCCCGGCTGGTAGGTGGCGGCGACGCGGAGGTCGTCCGGTTGTTCGAGCTTCTGCGGCAGCAGGCTGCGTTGCAGGGTGACCGCGGCCTCGCGGTGGCGGCGTTCGCTCTCCCGCAGCCGTTCGGTGGCCTGGACCTGGTCGGTGACCTCGGCGCCGAAGACCAGGACGCCGCAGACGTCGGCGGCGTTGCTGCTGCGGCGGAGCGCGCCGAGCGGTCCCAGGGTGCTGAGCGGGCCGAGCGGGCCTCGGGCGCCCCCGCGTCCGTTCTGCTGCTGGGCCCCGGCCAGGGCTTCGAGCTGGACTCCGAGGTCCTCGGTGTCGCGGACGGGGGCGCAGACGAAGGTGTAGAAGCGGGGTCGATCCGAACTGGTGCGCGAGGAGTGGGTGACCTTGCGCGCCTTGACGGTGCGCGGTCTGCCGGTGCGGAAGGCCTGGTCCATCAGCGGCAGCAGGCCGAGCTCTTCGAGTTCGGGCATGACCTGGTGGGCGGGTACCCCCGTCGGCCGGGGACCGAAGACGTCGGTGTAGGCGCGGTTGAGGTAGCCGACGCGGTGCCCGGGGCCGTAGCTGACCGCGACCAGGGCCGGGAGGTGCGCGAGGACGTCCTGGACCTTGGGGTGCTCGTGGATGTGTGCGTCGACCTCGGCATGCTGTTCGGGAAGGTCCATGACAGGTGCCTGGTCGGCGCTGCCGGAGGTGTCGGCCGGGCCGCGCCGCGCAGGCTGGGCTGCGGCCGGTGCCTTCGGCGCGGCCGAGGCGCGTCGCTGTCCTCCGGGGAGCCGGGCGCTCCAGCGCGTGAGATTCACAGGGCCTTTCCTGGCGGTTCGGACGGCACGGCCTGGTCGTTCCGAGGCCCCAGGGCCAGGGCTCGGCGACGGCCGTTCGGACCAGTGTGGCGGAAGTCCTCCGCTTAGGACATCGTGCCCGCAGTACAGACTGATCCCGATGAACACGCTCTCTGGGGTGATTCCCGGCCGCCGCGCGCGGCACTCCAGCCCGACCGATCTTGACGATCGGCTCTAACCCCCTTCGCTGTCCCGGAGTTCACGTTCGACGTAGGACTCGAAGATGGCGCGGGGCTGTTCCAGTGCCCCCATGGAAACGATCTCCCGCTTCAGCAGACCGGCGAGAAACCAGTCCGCCATGACGCGCGCCTTGCGGTCCCAGGTCGGCACCCGGCGCAGGTGCACCGCCCGGTGCAGCAGCCAGGCCGCCCGGCCGTGCAGGGCGCGCCCGCGCAGCTGGGCCACGCCGTGGTGCAGGCCGAGGGAGGTGAGCGAGCCCTTCAGCTCGTGCCGGTACTCGCGCACCGGCTCGCCCCTCAGCTGGGCCAGCAGGTTGTCGGCCAGCACCCGGGCCTGCCTGACAGCATGCTGGGCGTTGGGGGCGCAGCACTCCCCCGGACGGGTGACGTCCGGTACCGCCGCCGCGTCCCCGGCCGCCCAGACTCCCGGCGTGCCGAGGACCCGCAGGCTGGCGTCACAGCGCAGGCGTCCCTGGGCGTCGCAGGGCAGCCGGGTGGCCCGCAGCACCGGGTTGGCCCGGACGCCCGCCGTCCAGACGAGGGTGCGGGCGGCGAAACGGCTGCCGTCGGAGAGGGCGACCATGCCGTCGGTGACGGAGAGCAACCGGGTGCCGAGGCGGACCTCGATGTTGCGCCCGCGCAGTTCCTCGGTGGTGCGCAGGCCGACATCGGGTTCGGTCTCGGGCAGGATCCGCTTGCCCGCCTCGACCAGCACCCAGTGCATGTCCTCGGGCTTCAGCCCCTGGTAGTGCCGGACGGCGTAGCGGGCCATGTCCTCCAGCTCGGCGAGGGCGCCGGTACCGGCGTAGCCGCCACCGACGAAGACGAAGGTCAGCGCGGCGTCGCGGAGCTCCGGATCGCGGGTGGAGGCGGCCAGGTCGAGCTGGGTGAGCACGTGGTTGCGGAGCGAGACGGCCTCCTCGACGCTGCGGAAGCCGATGCCGTGCTCGGCCAGGCCGGGGACGGCGAGGATCCGGGCGACCGAGCCGGGGGCGAGCACCAGCACGTCGTAGGGCAGCCGCAGGTCCCGGGGCGGCAGCCCGGCGACGGCGGAGGGGACGGTGACGGTGGCGCTGCGGGCGACCGGGTCGAGCGTGCTGAGCCGTCCGTGCACCACCCGGGTCCGGGGCAGCACCCGGCGCAGCGGGACGATCACGTGGCGCGGGTCGACGGCTCCGGCGGCGGCCTCGGCGAGCAGCGGCTGGTAGGTCATGTAGGACTTGGGATCGACCAGGGTGACCTCGGCCTCGTCCGGGCGCAGGCGTTGCTGTAGGCGGAGTGCGGCGCAGAGGCCGACATGTCCGCCGCCGATGATCAGGATACGGGTGGGTGGGGTCACCGGTGTCACCGCTCCATTCCGCACCCTCGGCGGCTTCTTGTACATACTCTGTGCCGGATCTGTTGGGACAGTTGCGGC includes these proteins:
- a CDS encoding TraM recognition domain-containing protein; this translates as MMARQAPDPRAPGPRPWGPQPSPARGIPDGAIVGVLAILLGTTTLVWTATALAGLITHGRLPHPLPFEGTPTAIRVLATEPNQLSAAWPGTPVAALPSATAFWTTFFVLLALLIALALTMLSAWTRLRRAAAAARTPQPDQDGPPFPGPVPTPVPQAQAPQPHAPQPQPGAQRFPPPRRTPPQAGPPSATEITTEIPPQLSAQFSDQFSDQFADPLPAAWSEPLRGPLPSGAPVRPAAAAKRAFAFPPGAVCLLAPDPGASAAAKRRLLQDAVSRATGAVLVVSDDLGLWRARPAHRDARLFDPLRLTDADSDARVRWAPHSRCEDPAVAGSRARALLAATGRPGNSPGEKSVQEAAQALLRCWLHAAALDGRPFRHVLRWAAGTARQEAVTVLRTADPHLAAPGWSGELQSILGNATELREAALDRVLSALDALSELHVLKACTPESATDALDVESFLRNRGTLYLTGRADEARVSRSAHSAMPLLTALVDDVVEHGRRIAVRSSSGRLDPPLLCVLDNVASVSPLPGLPELMSRGGPLGLDTVAVLRSPEQARARWGDRAVHSLWTSADARIVLGPSDGPLPEGPATDQEPAENADLDVGELLLLRHRHPAERVTLPPTAASSTPTAASG
- a CDS encoding glycerophosphoryl diester phosphodiesterase membrane domain-containing protein encodes the protein MSNYGGWPGQPGRPGPGTWTYAPPPPKPGVIPLHPLTVADVIGGIFATLRHYFWAVYGPLATVVLACGVVTSGAIALSYSPLHTLYTAVQRQDGVSSSQLSEFLAFGGGFVLLYVIFAFLWYAVSGLLTSAVLRHAVVGRRATMRQILAEARPRLWQTLGALGAIALVVGGAFLVSIVAFVVLAALAGGGGAAIGMLLLVASAVWMLFLTIRMATLVPVVVLENQGVKDALTRAWRLNQGNWWRTLGFTMLVSLLGSVASQIVTTPISMLTSGSALISLPQPGQAWSAADLPSFGSAWVYFVGTVAATFVTSVLLLPLVPLSNGLVYIDRRIRRESLDEQLAAEAGISLATPPPPPPPTFGGGWPGQAPYGQAPYGQQPHGGWPGQQPWPGQQPPVGWPMAQPPAPPAPPVPPVPPAPETPTTPPAPPEDRAGDSGSPN
- a CDS encoding phosphotransferase; translated protein: MSEIELVGGVNRVLRRGGAVIRPAGAWTPSVHRLLDHLQAKGFDGAPRALGISEDGGEETVSYLDGEVGHYPLPDYVRGDEALLAAARLLRGLHDASTDFPHRPDDVWMLRARQPVEVICHGDAATYNCVFRDGLPVAFFDFDTAHPGPRLWDAAYTAYRFVPLHAPGAGEGTLPLEDQARRLRMFADAYGLTAEERTQLTATVVARLQALVDFMTEQAAAGSAAFAGHLAEGHHLGYLADAEYVTEHAAQLAC
- a CDS encoding ATP-binding SpoIIE family protein phosphatase, producing MNLTRWSARLPGGQRRASAAPKAPAAAQPARRGPADTSGSADQAPVMDLPEQHAEVDAHIHEHPKVQDVLAHLPALVAVSYGPGHRVGYLNRAYTDVFGPRPTGVPAHQVMPELEELGLLPLMDQAFRTGRPRTVKARKVTHSSRTSSDRPRFYTFVCAPVRDTEDLGVQLEALAGAQQQNGRGGARGPLGPLSTLGPLGALRRSSNAADVCGVLVFGAEVTDQVQATERLRESERRHREAAVTLQRSLLPQKLEQPDDLRVAATYQPGGPDAAVGGDWYDVITLGGGRTALVIGDVMGRGMRAAAVMGQLRTAVRAYARLDLPPHEVLQLLDGLAAEIDPTLIATCVYAVYDPSEQLLTYSSAGHLPLMIREPDGSVTRPEETCGPPLGTGGWLHTSASVALVTGATGVLYTDGLVERRGQDIDEGLDTLAGTFAGATGQPDVICARLLRAMGVTPDHDDDVAALVFQLPERDTETAELFRSASLDLLGGAEAVSSARAFTGGVLASWRLGEELLDLGVLAVSELVSNSFTHGHPPMRLRLRRTDRRLTVEVTDADDHLPRRRRAEPVDESGRGIAIIATIASSWGTRRTPDGGKAVWCDFLLPAAGQTTRQPPV
- a CDS encoding NAD(P)/FAD-dependent oxidoreductase is translated as MTPPTRILIIGGGHVGLCAALRLQQRLRPDEAEVTLVDPKSYMTYQPLLAEAAAGAVDPRHVIVPLRRVLPRTRVVHGRLSTLDPVARSATVTVPSAVAGLPPRDLRLPYDVLVLAPGSVARILAVPGLAEHGIGFRSVEEAVSLRNHVLTQLDLAASTRDPELRDAALTFVFVGGGYAGTGALAELEDMARYAVRHYQGLKPEDMHWVLVEAGKRILPETEPDVGLRTTEELRGRNIEVRLGTRLLSVTDGMVALSDGSRFAARTLVWTAGVRANPVLRATRLPCDAQGRLRCDASLRVLGTPGVWAAGDAAAVPDVTRPGECCAPNAQHAVRQARVLADNLLAQLRGEPVREYRHELKGSLTSLGLHHGVAQLRGRALHGRAAWLLHRAVHLRRVPTWDRKARVMADWFLAGLLKREIVSMGALEQPRAIFESYVERELRDSEGG